A DNA window from Callospermophilus lateralis isolate mCalLat2 chromosome X, mCalLat2.hap1, whole genome shotgun sequence contains the following coding sequences:
- the H2ab1 gene encoding histone H2A-Bbd type 1 has translation MVLAVVQHCDGTYLTPLTRTPQSSSSSLDCSPPAESESSCAKMGGPWPRQARSRTARAELTFSVSQVERRLREGRYAQRLSWSASVFLAATLECLTAKVLELAGNEARHSARRRITPELLDMAVHNNALLSGLFGTTTISQVAQPRR, from the exons ATGGTCCTCGCGGtggtacagcactgtgatgggacATACTTGACGCCTCTGACTCGCACCCCCCAgtcctcctcttcttccctaGACTGCTCCCCTCCAGCAGAAAGTGAGAGCTCCTGTGCCAAGATGGGAGGGCCCTGGCCA AGGCAGGCCCGCTCCCGCACCGCCCGAGCTGAGCTGACCTTCTCCGTGAGCCAGGTGGAGCGCCGTCTGCGGGAGGGCCGCTATGCCCAGCGCCTGAGTTGGTCTGCCTCCGTGTTCCTGGCCGCCACCCTCGAGTGCCTGACGGCCAAGGTGCTGGAGCTGGCGGGCAACGAGGCCCGTCACAGCGCCAGGAGGCGCATCACCCCAGAGCTCCTGGACATGGCGGTCCACAACAATGCGCTGCTCAGCGGTCTCTTCGGGACTACGACCATCTCCCAGGTCGCCCAGCCCCGGCGCTAG